The Manihot esculenta cultivar AM560-2 chromosome 1, M.esculenta_v8, whole genome shotgun sequence genome has a window encoding:
- the LOC110615624 gene encoding putative ripening-related protein 1 — MGRFKLAFSIFMLFILLVTYTLEIGARPPKPCKPSGKIRGKKPPPNKCNTQNDSECCVEGKLYTTFNCSPPVTGHTKGFLTLNSFEKGGDGGGPSECDKRYHSDDIPIIALSTGWFNKKGMCFHNITIKGNGRSVVAMVVDECDSTMGCDDTHDYQPPCDNNIVDASKAVWKALGVPEDDWGGLDITWSDA; from the coding sequence ATGGGGAGATTCAAGTTGGCATTTTCTATTTTCATGCTATTTATTCTCCTTGTTACGTATACTTTAGAGATTGGAGCTAGACCACCAAAACCTTGCAAGCCTAGTGGCAAAATTAGAGGCAAAAAACCTCCTCCAAACAAATGCAATACACAAAATGACTCTGAATGCTGCGTTGAGGGCAAGCTCTACACAACCTTCAACTGTTCACCACCAGTCACTGGCCATACCAAGGGATTTCTCACTCTGAATAGCTTTGAGAAGGGAGGAGATGGCGGTGGTCCGTCAGAATGTGACAAGAGATATCATTCCGATGACATACCAATCATAGCGCTATCGACCGGGTGGTTCAACAAAAAAGGAATGTGCTTTCACAATATCACCATTAAAGGTAATGGGCGTAGCGTGGTGGCTATGGTAGTGGATGAGTGTGACTCAACAATGGGTTGTGATGATACCCATGATTATCAACCCCCATGTGATAACAACATTGTTGATGCCTCGAAAGCTGTCTGGAAGGCGTTGGGTGTGCCTGAAGATGATTGGGGTGGTCTGGATATTACATGGTCTGATGCTTAA